aatgcagataaaaaaagtatacTCAAAATGAGCAATATAACAAATAACACAATATTCATAACCCTTCTAACTTTtctattttataattattcaaagttttattataaaaaacaaaaaaaaaaccctATAAAtcttttagaaaaaaaaaaaattaaaaatacttGTACTACACAAGATACAATTAATAACAACAACACATCTATACTTATTGATGGATATAACAACACTtctaatgaaaatattgtCGAATCTGATTCTTCGAATActgaagatataaatattgatgATGTTATAAATGATCCAATAATATGTGAATTAAATATACATGGTACTTCTAGTCAGGCAAATTATTATtgtgttaataataaattacatATTCCCGACACACCATATAATAGAGAAATGGATAAAGATATTACTCTGAATTCGAATGAAATAagcaaacaaaataatttataccAAGCAAAACAGATAGACCAAGCGAAACAGATAGACCAAGCAAAACAGACAGACCAAGCAAAACAGATAGATCAAACAAAACAGATAGATCAAACAAATAATACACCAATTTCACCACATTGTGACATATCCACTAATGAAGACAATTTGATAAAGttgaaaaacaaaaaaaaaataaaaaaaaaaaactttaataatatattatcatatattatgCAAAATGCTATAAAAGAAATTGAAATATTAAGATATAttgatgaaaattataaaaatataaatgaaaaattaataatgaataatataaatgatgacAATAAAAAAGGAAGTACTCTTACCTTTAAAAATGTTGATTTttatattgaaaaatatccaaaaaataaaattttatcaaatattaatttacattttaataatatatatacatatggaaTATTAAGCTATAATAATTCAGGAAAAAATGCATTGACAAAATTATGCTCAAAATTGTATACCAAAACTTATGGTAATATTCTTatagataatgaaaatattgaaaatgtttcaaaatatatattaacaaaaaaaatgtcaaTAGTTGAAGAAGATACTTATTTATTCAGTGATAGtgtaatttataatattctttattcatacaattttaaagaaaaaaaaaattatattaataataatttatccTACTCCTATTATAATATAGAGctggataaaaataatataaaaaattgtttgCATTTATTTCAAAGTGATAATGATATTCTtctaaataaagataaaattaaCGAAACTACAACTAGCCAACACACAGTTACACACACACCTGATCAAATTATACaagataatttattattagaaaaaaaaaatataaaaacatgcCTTATGTGTGGAGATCAAATTGATACAGCTTTATTtgatcataaaaataaaaaaattaatatatataaaaaatataaaacacattttattaccaaattatataaagaaataataaaagtatcCAAAATTGTCTGTTTAGATAGTttaataaattcatataaaaataaatatttccatAATATTAATTCCCATAATTTATCAGGAggacaaaaacaaaaaatttcATTAGCTAGAGCTATAATTAAAAAcccaaaaatattaattttaaatgaaGCTTTTAGTGCTTTAGATTCAacaaatgaattaaatatttttgcaaacataaaaaaatatctcCCTAATTCcactattattaatatttcacACAAAATTACCACAATTAAACATTGtgattatatttatgttttaaaaaatggaaaaattatTGAACAAGGGTTACGAACAAAATTACAAGAAGATAAAAACAGTGAATATTCGAAAAAACTCACCGAAttttaatgttaaaaaatattttatcgcTACACAATTcatagaaaaataaaaaaaaatatatccattctcaaaaaaataactacATATATCATATAGATAATTGTCGTGTATTCTCCTATTCTATTcatttgtatttattaacaaaacAATAGATCAATTCTCAAATAAAATGACATATACTCacactttatatttttaattggaCATAAATATAGCTCTATTTATGTACCTActttatataaacaaaatcaaatttttattttttcgtaAAGATaagaagaaaaataattcacattatttatttcatcatccattctttaattttttgttttttttctttattaagaaaatacaatttgtacttatttgttattttattttcatatagaaaaaattatacttacagaattatatatatcacgTGTGTGTGCATATGTACTTATTTTTACATGCCTGCACAAGTCATAATTTTTTCCTTAATTTTttccttaattttttttatactattTATTAAACATGTCAACAATGTTATATCACCACATGCCCCATTTATTTACTCAAAAATTTGTacattcaaaatattttacacaatttatttccaatttttttaatacttaCAATTTGATTGATATTAACAcaactttatatttatttttaataaattcatattttaatttttttaatataatataatgtatttttatatactataCTATGCACATTTTAAGTCTATAAATTTGTGAAGGATGCCTTCCATTCTTACATATATGCATGGgcatttaattataaaaacgAAATGAGcaaattaaaattgtataaataaataaaataaaaagccAAAACAAGTAAACGGTAAAATGATACACATatctatttttaaaaatatattcaaaattgaaataatttacattttaataatattgaaacaaaacaaaattcacacaaaaaatatatatatcataataattttcctATATGTATATTAGGATTTCCTTTTCATATTTCAACATGATCTCTTTTAATTTCTATATCCTTAATTacctttttattaatttgcaAAAAGTACTTTAACTTCTCTTTTTGATCATATAATAAAGCCGATGCTAATATACCAAATGAAAATAACattgattttttaaatttattattattaaatgtaTATGTGTTAAAATTCATGAAGCGGGTATAGTTTAATTTCTTGTTTAAAGCGGAGTATTGATTTGctcctatttttttatctatcttaatatatttttcattatatttttctctttttaatCTTTCATCTTCACTTAATTTATAACTAACGAGTTTAGCAACGAATGGCCCCACATTATCTCCATTTTCTATGAAAACCTGCACATATTAAGAAAAATATcgaaatatatacacacacataaaatatatacatatctGGCTAATAAGAGAGTTGCTTATTTTAATACAATTTCTTATTCCCCCATTCCATATATTCACATTTGTATGCTCAtccatatacatatatatatatatatatacatacaactATTGAACACAATTTTGGCAACTTTCCTTATCTAACCTTATGTGTATCATCACAATATGGAAATTTTGCTGATTGCCAACATCGACAAACTcgtataattttttctttctcaTTTTCAGAAGGACAACTTTCTACTagctaaattttttttttatttaaaaaatgttaatattaatatggcTTGGTAAAAAGTATAACATAGGACAAAAAATTACCAAAAACAAAATCACAAAatttcaaatatttataaattcatccAATTTTAACACTTACATGATTGTACTGAGGAAACTTGTTTGTATTAAAGTTTATGTGTTCAAGATATTCTAAAGGGTCTttcatattttcatcataCTTATCATACtaataaaaattcatatattttaatttattttacacaTAAATCTTATATTTATCCCTATTTTTTCTTCGCAAAAGTATATTTTCTTATAATcagtttaacatataaaatttaatcatattttaaaaaattaaagaattgtaaaaaaaaaaaaattaaaataatttaacttgaaaaaaaattataaatatgtatatattgtatatttataaatttattttcaccacttagttaatatttaatatacaCGTAACATTATGTACATTGCacaaagtatataaatatttttttttgtattataacAACAATAAGTTGAGTATAcatttgtttaaaaaatataaatttattttttgtaaattatttCGAGGGatatactattttaaaattaatcaaataataataataatagtagtagtaataataataataataatagtagtagtaataataatagtagtaataataataataataagaaGAAGGTTATAACAGCATGCCGTGGCTGTAATAAGAATGGACATAATGGCAACAGCAATTGTTGTCAACCTTTTCAACTaaccatttatttttttcaataaaatgataattttCATTGTGTATATTtcttaaaaatgtaaaactAGCACATATTTTAGTTATCCCtttttatctataatattttaacaaaACTCTATAAAACAGGTTGTATTAAGGGATATCAAAATTTTatgaaatttatttttttttacaaaaagaATATATTTACATGTGTGTCTCATATGGAATTTATCAAACATATATGGTCATAAATAAATGCCATAATTTGGTATTATTATAAcagataaatttttaaaaattttaagtttttttttgaatgGATATGTAATCCTATATCGAAAtgtgtatttatttaaaaattaataaataaatgaataatagatgaataaatgaataatagatgaataaatgaataaataaataaatgaataaatgaataaatgaataaaattgaaCGAAAGCACACACACATGATGCATATATGTGTGCATACAGCAAAATAtcgaataaaaaatataggatggaaataattatattactcaaaaaaaataaataatgaacgTATAATAACATATATCGCTCATTCTAAATTAGGTAaactttattaaaaatacagATAAAACACAAGtatacaattaaaaaatctacaaataagaaaaaacaaATCATGTACagatatatgcaaacatgtTATTCAATTTACATAATCTGGtgcatataaatttatgttttcttaataaataatattttcactatttatgaaaaaatttcaacattatatattaattaaaacaGTCAAATATTATAACGCAGAAATATTAGGTACCTCCATAATTtcgcataaatatatacatgaaATATTTCTATTAGTACAAATTATAATgttaaaacaatattataatgaaaaCACTTTTTAATATCCCCTTCTTTTGTATtctaattatatgaattctATATGACATTTCCCCCAACTTTAAGTGGCAGTATACTACATAATACATTGAAATAAAACCAATCATCCTTTTATAacagaatttttttttttttttttttttcatggtTTAGTTAAAATAGCCACCAAATGAGTTATGATTTCTCTTttccttttcattttttactaaatttttatttttcttaaaagaataatcatttatataattatccTTACCAGCATTCCATGTATCTTTAAAACCTACATATTTTGTAGAACCATCAGATTTGTACATATATTCATGTCttttaaaagataaattTTCTGGTAtttgataattattttcattacaaaaaatacaaaattctTGAAATATCGAATTTAACAATTGTACTAATAATTCaattccttttttatataaaactaaATCATCTCCTATAACTGATATATGCATCCTTTCAACAATTGGGGCTTCATTTAATGCTTTTCCTTTTATTTCTATCGACAATTTATTATTCGTATTTTCatttacatataatatattgcaATTATTCAAacctaatatttttttcataacaTCAAATTCTGTTGGATACCCAAATATATCAATTAATTCAAATCTACTTAATCTTTTAGTAGCATATGGATTATCattatgttcattttttatattattattttgattaaaatTAGAATTCATATTGTTATAATTAGAATGATttgacattttatttttaacttgATTTTTTgtaaacatattatttatattttcattatttttatttcttccaTTTTGTGGATTATTCATCATACTTCCATTTCCATTAATTCGTGAAATATCATTTACCCCTCCACTGTTTCCACTATTAATATTTCcactattattttcatcattgtTTTTTACTCCattattttgtaataaaTTAGCTAGCTTCTTCAACATATTAACtgtattttcattatcttgGTTTCCATTATTTGATTTATTCTGAACATTAGTTGGATCATTAGCAGAAAATGGAAGAAATTGTTCAATCACTTTCCCTTCATTAAGTATAATGCACCTAATAGTACCGATATCGTTAATTGTTAATCCGTTAATATCTTTTCTTACTTGTTGTATCATATTTGGGTCGTTAAATGTTATTTGAGCTGCTGCTTTATCATTTAATATTCTTATGCTTTTTGCACCTttataatatgaaaataatgtttttaaatCGTTTTCGTCAAAAATAAATGCATTTTGAGGGTTATCAATATATAACCCTAGTGAATTgttattgttttttatacTATTCACATTGTTCCCATTATCCCcactattgttattattattattgttattattattattattattattattgtacaTGCTATTGTTCATATGTATTTTGCtcatattcattttattcatattattgtttCCATTATGATTATACTGCTTAGTATCACGAAATTTCCCAGTGTTATTATTTCCTGGACCCATTCTATTTTGGTCCTTTAAACCTTTTTGATTTGATGCGTGATTTATTAAtggatattttttcattttcaaactattttttatttatatttatgtacaaAATGTAATGAACTTAATATATGCACTTGTTAACATTCATACGTGTCTATATATCCGTataaaatgatttaaattgttacgatttttcttttttgttattttatattttttatctttttcaataaatgtataattattaacAGATATGTCAATCATATACATTAATTATAGTGGCTAGTCAAAAAATcgttataatttttatatactacaaaataaaattttttttttttataaaatattgcgtttcaaattttatatatctctttcaatttttattatatactatcATATGAATCCtgcttaaatatatttttttattcgaataataaaatcaattatcttttatttttctggAGAGTATAGACTTTTCCttatttattacatataCAATTCTCAAAATTGCTAATATTATtgctatatttattttatacacaTTCTAGGacaatttaaattttattctttttgGCTTACTCAAATTATATCCCCTCTTTTATGTGCGAAATTACGGACACAAATACCATTAGAGATTATTAAGGGATCAAAATTGTATGcacatatgtatatgcaatttttatgtatatagaTTGGTATACTGATACACATTCACGGGTTAATAAAATCTATAAATAGATCAATACACATTTATACCCTATCCCCTCTCTTTTTTGCTTTCcgaattttttatttctcttATTCTTGtaattattcaaataattatgaattaAATAACTAAAAAGGTACAAATATGCTTTTTACATgcatgtgcatatatatataatatatatatatatatataattaagaATGCTGGTTTACCCCGTTATAGTATGTGCACACACACACTTTTATATAACCTAAAACAATAATTAacttcaaaatatataaaaaaaaatttaagtataatatatttttatattgctCTTTCGGGATAAGGATATGGTGATGGTGTGAGGGGTTGTTGTATTCAAATTTTTACATGAAATATCCAAAAATAcgatattttaaaaaattaaaaattgtaatttaggtgtcttttttttttttttaattcctttataaattatttaaattttattaaatatatgtaataactgaaataaatttaaataaaattcaaGTATAACTTATGCTGTTCCCTTCactcatttatttttaaaataatactttaTTAAcctgaaataaataatatattcatattttttttcgttcTTATCTCTTCATTTgttattctttttatttttattaacatttgtatatacaatatatatacatatgtaaatATAGATTATTTCCGAATTAATAATATCAGGAATATAACGTTGCAAATTCATATCTGTTTGCACAAGATATCGTAATtagttttataattttaaaacatatacataatataattatttttgtagAATATCCCAATATAGTAAGAGAACACCAAGAAGATGAAAAATcaatttatgttttaatcaccgaaatatatataaaacaaaatatattgttttgaTATCcatacataaatatttgttCTCTTTCCAggtatgcatgtatgtatCTATCTATTTGTGTATGTATCTATTTATGTATGTATCTATTTATGTATGTATCTATTTATGCATGTATCTATTTATGTATGTATCTATTTATGCATGTATCTATTTATGTATGTATCTTTATTTGTGTatctatttatttatttgctaTTTATCTACAACTATTAATATctatataacaatattttgcgcatttaatatatatataacaaattttatcAATGAAAAGCTTATATATACtacaataataattttccttttataACCCTAAAAACATGCTTAATATGAAAAGAATTAATTCTtgaaaagtatatataattaaataaaaataatcataataaatattattttgccaTTAAAAAAGCagaaaaacaaacaaataaaatcggtaatatataataaaaaaaaaaacaaaacgaAATCagcaattttataaaaaaaattataatttttaatttgcataaattttatttatatgcaaaCAATATACGAATATTTGTACATAGAAACtacatattaatttattacatttaatattaatagagAAAAAACAtcaagtaaaaaaaataacaatatatatatataatgcatatttatttcatttgtcaaattataatattcatgcattaattttatttaataaatttaaataatcaaaacaatagtaaaaaaaaaaaaaatacgatatacataatatacaaaagataaaaatggagttaaaaaaaattattcatatatatagcTATAGTTcattgatattttatttgcaCTTTAAAAGTTAAAAATTTCAAGTTGccaaaaatgtaaaaaaaaaaaaaaaaaaaaaataaataaataagcataacattatactattttataaatattaaataaaactgTTAAgggaaaaacaaaaatagaGCAGTTTTATAAAAGACCTAAAATTAGCTAATTTATGCAGCTTCAAAAAACACATACACTATTTGTATACATgcacatattatatataatgtgcacatatcaaatttttataaacatttatattattttagcACCATTTtagacaaataaatataaaattttgattGTCTTACTATAtaaatttcaaaaatatgacatttatttttttcttcattctTTATAAGATCAATatgggaaaaaatatatataacataatttaAATAGGTACCTCTTTTTAAGTGAACattcaaaatatatacatattgaaaaaaacaaCACATATTTCTTTGCAAATATTtcagtaa
The Plasmodium yoelii strain 17X genome assembly, chromosome: 4 genome window above contains:
- a CDS encoding CDGSH iron-sulfur domain-containing protein, putative, with product MKDPLEYLEHINFNTNKFPQYNHLVESCPSENEKEKIIRVCRCWQSAKFPYCDDTHKVFIENGDNVGPFVAKLVSYKLSEDERLKREKYNEKYIKIDKKIGANQYSALNKKLNYTRFMNFNTYTFNNNKFKKSMLFSFGILASALLYDQKEKLKYFLQINKKVIKDIEIKRDHVEI